From a region of the Salvelinus alpinus chromosome 2, SLU_Salpinus.1, whole genome shotgun sequence genome:
- the LOC139568672 gene encoding E3 ubiquitin-protein ligase TRIM39-like, whose amino-acid sequence MASPSSLLSEEQFQCSICLDVFTDPVSIPCGHNFCKACIKGYWDSTALFQCPLCKQIFLIRPEPNVNRTLRGVAELFKGLIVRDREDFATEPGEVVCDVCTGRKRKALKSCLVCLTSYCESHLEPHQIAPALKRHQLIDPVKNLEDRVCKKHNKLLKLFCRTDQTCVCQFCSEIDHKTHNSVPLEEECDQRKSQLGKTEAQVKQMIQERLQKVKEIKHSVDLSKKHTEREMSDKVQIFTALVHSIDKCKAELICVIEQKQEATEKLAEGIIEELEQEITELKRISSELGQLTHTKDHLQLLQSSPSWCLPVKAKDWSEISVESHLHMGYMKRAVSQLEDKLTSEVKRFHNEMENELKKLCEAEMKIPQYAVNVTLDPDTAYPELILSVDGKQVRCGDQSQNLSNNPKRFTYIYSVLGKEGFSSGKSYYEVQVKGKTEWDVGVATESINRQGWLPLSHEDGVWTLGLSTNNYYEANDPKVQLSLKKKPQKVGVFVDYEEGRVSIYDVDATARSHICSFTGHKFTEKLYPYFHCGYPDGERNIAPLVISPVSQMTGPVLH is encoded by the coding sequence ATGGCATCCCCCAGCAGTCTCCTGTCTGAAGAGCAGTTCCAGTGCTCTATCTGTCTGGATGTGTTCACTGACCCAGTCTCCATCCCATGTGGACACAACTTCTGCAAGGCCTGTATCAAAGGGTACTGGGATAGCACGGCCCTGTTCCAGTGTCCCCTGTGTAAGCAGATATTCCTCATAAGACCTGAACCGAATGTCAACAGAACACTCAGAGGAGTTGCAGAACTTTTTAAGGGATtgatagtgagagacagagaggacttcGCTACAGAGCCTGGAGAAGTGGTCTGTGATGTCTGCACTGGCAGGAAGCGCAAGGCTCTGAAGTCCTGCCTGGTTTGTCTGACCTCGTACTGTGAGTCTCATCTGGAGCCTCATCAGATAGCCCCAGCCCTGAAGAGACACCAACTGATCGACCCTGTAAAGAACCTTGAAGACAGGGTATGTAAGAAGCACAACAAACTCCTCAAGCTGTTCTGTAGGACTGACCAGACATGTGTGTGTCAGTTCTGCTCTGAGATTGACCACAAGACTCACAACAGCGTACCTCTGGAAGAAGAATGTGACCAAAGGAAGTCTCAGCTTGGGAAGACAGAGGCACAAGTGAAGCAGATGATTCAGGAGCGACTGCAGAAGGTTAAGGAGATCAAACACTCAGTAGATCTCAGCAAAAAACACACCGAGAGGGAGATGTCTGACAAAGTACAGATCTTCACCGCTCTAGTTCACTCTATTGATAAATGTAAGGCTGAGCTCATTTGTGTGATTGAGCAGAAGCAAGAAGCTACAGAGAAGTTGGCTGAAGGTATCATTGAAGAACTGGAGCAAGAAATCACTGAGCTGAAGAGGATAAGCTCTGAGCTGGGGCAGCTCACACACACCAAGGACCATCTCCAACTCCTCCAGAGCTCCCCATCCTGGTGTCTCCCAGTAAAGGCCAAGGACTGGTCGGAGATCAGTGTTGAAAGCCACCTGCACATGGGGTACATGAAGAGAGCTGTATCTCAGCTGGAAGACAAACTGACGAGTGAGGTAAAGAGATTTCATAATGAAATGGAGAATGAGCTGAAGAAGTTGTGTGAAGCTGAGATGAAGATTCCGCAGTATGCAGTGAATGTGACTCTGGACCCTGATACAGCATATCCTGAACTAATCCTGTCCGTGGATGGGAAACAAGTGAGGTGTGGGGACCAATCACAGAATCTCTCAAATAACCCAAAGAGGTTTACTTATATATACAGTGTCCTGGGGAAGGAGGGCTTCTCCTCAGGGAAATCTTACTATGAGGTACAGGTGAAGGGCAAGACTGAATGGGATGTAGGAGTGGCCACAGAATCCATCAATAGGCAGGGGTGGTTACCACTGAGCCATGAGGATGGAGTGTGGACTTTGGGGCTGAGTACAAATAATTACTATGAGGCTAATGACCCCAAAGTACAGCTGAGCCTGAAAAAGAAGCCCCAGAAGGTGGGGGTGTTTGTGGATTATGAGGAGGGTCGGGTCTCCATTTATGATGTGGATGCCACTGCCAGATCTCACATCTGCTCTTTCACTGGCCACAAATTCACAGAGAAACTCTATCCATACTTCCACTGTGGGTATCCTGATGGTGAAAGAAACATAGCCCCACTGGTCATCTCTCCTGTCAGTCAGATGACTGGCCCAGTGCTACATTAG